Proteins from a genomic interval of Aquabacterium sp. J223:
- a CDS encoding aldehyde dehydrogenase family protein, with protein sequence MADVVPHGRTRWACAADGESFAVHDPATGAVLSEVQASTAAEVDAAVRAAHAAQRRWAGRTAADRAAVLRAIAARLRPEADALAALETRENGKPFGQARFADIEACIGSFEFFAGQLEAFEGARRALGPIDSEEQWVAYGVVAGVLPFNWPPIHFGAKTAPALAMGNALVLKPGEQAPLTVMRLAELCAEVLPDDVLHVVPGRGPTGQALVAHPLVRKVSFTGAPSTGARVLAAIAPRHTPALMELGGKNPLIVFDDADLDAAVAAALEGAFFNKGEACTAASRLLVQRGVYPRFLERLAPAVMRLRVGHGLDGATHVGPLVSREQQARVLDHLAIGVAEGARLAAQAPLPTDPALAGGYFVPPTLFADVTPAMRVAREEIFGPVTCAIPFDDEDEASAIANDTDFGLLAAVFSRDAARADRVAARLDAGLVLVNNYNRNFMGSPFGGTKASGYGREHCVHTLREFAYLRTLRRPSGRGEIPTWAALNDLLPPA encoded by the coding sequence ATGGCTGATGTGGTGCCCCATGGCCGCACGCGATGGGCGTGCGCCGCCGACGGTGAGAGTTTCGCCGTGCACGACCCCGCCACCGGCGCCGTGCTGAGCGAGGTGCAGGCGAGCACCGCGGCGGAGGTGGACGCCGCCGTGCGGGCCGCCCACGCCGCGCAGCGACGGTGGGCCGGGCGCACGGCGGCCGACCGGGCCGCGGTGCTGCGCGCCATCGCCGCGCGGCTGCGCCCCGAGGCCGACGCGTTGGCGGCGCTGGAGACGCGGGAGAACGGCAAGCCCTTCGGGCAGGCGCGCTTCGCCGACATCGAGGCCTGCATCGGCTCGTTCGAGTTCTTCGCCGGCCAGCTCGAAGCCTTCGAAGGCGCGCGCCGCGCACTGGGTCCCATCGACAGCGAGGAGCAGTGGGTGGCGTACGGCGTGGTGGCCGGCGTGCTGCCCTTCAATTGGCCGCCCATCCACTTCGGGGCCAAGACCGCGCCGGCGCTGGCCATGGGCAACGCGCTGGTGCTCAAGCCCGGCGAGCAGGCGCCGCTGACGGTGATGCGGCTGGCGGAGCTGTGCGCCGAGGTGCTGCCCGACGACGTGCTGCACGTGGTGCCCGGCCGCGGCCCGACCGGGCAGGCGCTGGTCGCCCACCCGCTGGTGCGCAAGGTGTCGTTCACCGGGGCGCCGTCCACCGGCGCACGCGTGCTGGCCGCCATCGCGCCGCGCCACACGCCGGCGTTGATGGAACTGGGCGGCAAGAACCCCCTCATCGTCTTCGACGACGCCGACCTCGACGCCGCGGTGGCCGCCGCGCTGGAGGGCGCCTTCTTCAACAAGGGCGAGGCCTGCACGGCCGCCTCGCGCCTGCTGGTGCAGCGCGGCGTGTACCCACGCTTCCTCGAGCGACTGGCACCGGCGGTGATGCGCCTGCGCGTGGGCCATGGCCTGGACGGCGCCACCCACGTCGGGCCGCTGGTCTCCCGCGAGCAGCAGGCCCGCGTGCTGGACCACCTGGCCATCGGCGTGGCCGAGGGCGCACGGCTGGCCGCACAGGCGCCGCTGCCCACCGACCCTGCGCTGGCCGGCGGGTATTTCGTGCCGCCGACGCTGTTCGCCGACGTCACCCCGGCGATGCGCGTCGCGCGCGAGGAGATCTTCGGGCCGGTGACCTGCGCCATCCCCTTCGACGACGAGGACGAGGCGTCGGCCATCGCCAACGACACCGACTTCGGCCTGTTGGCCGCGGTGTTCAGCCGCGATGCCGCACGCGCCGATCGCGTTGCCGCGCGGCTGGACGCCGGCCTCGTGCTGGTCAACAACTACAACCGCAATTTCATGGGCTCGCCTTTCGGCGGCACCAAGGCCAGCGGCTACGGCCGCGAGCACTGCGTGCACACGCTGCGCGAGTTCGCCTACCTGCGCACGCTGAGGCGTCCGTCCGGGCGCGGCGAGATTCCGACATGGGCGGCGTTGAACGACCTGCTGCCACCCGCCTGA
- a CDS encoding ATP-dependent DNA helicase: MSAGRYTVAVRALCEFAAKAGDLDLRFTPSPTAEEGQAGHALVRQRRGAGWQAELPLQADHHELTVRGRADGFDAARGRLEEVKTFRGDLARQPERHRALHWAQAQVYGALLCRERGLASVELALVYLDLGSGRETVIAERHDAASLQARFEALCDRFLAWARQELAHRQARDEALAALAFPHPGGFRRGQRELAESVFRAARGGRTLLAQAPTGIGKTVGTLFPLLKAMPHQSLDRVAVLTARTPGRALALQAVATLHATRPGLPLRTLELVGRDTGCERPDAACHGESCPLARGFYDRLPAARQAAVALPMWDRPSLRALALAHEVCPYHLSHELARWADVVVGDYHHWFDGHALLHALAQQQGWRIGLLVDEAHNLVERARGMYSAMLDPATLGAARRQATGPVRRSLSRLAATLKAVQRAADAAPGGGWAEADGSGGCYRLLPPPDGALLQALQAAAGAVSEHLATPPAERSGTAEARPGPGEPAVTEADLQALLFDLLAFARRLEDFGDHALFDETAQRQGSRLTVRNVVPAPFVAPRLAAAHSATLFSATLAPTDYHRRLLGLPADTVEVDIASPFDAAQLAVHVAPLSTRWQHRSASIGPIVSRIAAQYDRQPGHYLAFFSSFDYLQRVADALAEARPDVPQWCQSRGMPEDARERFLARFVPGGRGIGFAVLGGAFGEGIDLPGDRLVGAFVATLGLPQVNPVNEQIRLRLQAWCGDGFRYAYLYPGVQKVVQAAGRVIRTPQDRGVVHLLDERFARGEVRALLPRWWPAPAVADGALRSP, encoded by the coding sequence GTGTCCGCCGGCCGCTACACCGTGGCGGTGCGCGCGCTGTGCGAGTTCGCCGCCAAGGCCGGCGACCTGGACCTGCGCTTCACGCCCTCACCCACCGCCGAGGAGGGCCAGGCCGGCCATGCGCTGGTGCGGCAGCGCCGCGGCGCGGGCTGGCAGGCCGAGCTGCCGCTGCAGGCCGACCACCACGAGCTGACCGTGCGCGGCCGCGCCGACGGCTTCGACGCCGCGCGCGGTCGGCTGGAGGAGGTGAAGACCTTCCGCGGCGACCTGGCCCGGCAGCCCGAGCGCCACCGCGCGCTGCACTGGGCCCAGGCCCAGGTCTACGGCGCGCTGCTGTGCCGTGAACGCGGGCTGGCATCGGTCGAACTGGCGCTGGTCTACCTCGACCTCGGCTCGGGCCGCGAGACGGTGATCGCCGAACGCCACGACGCGGCCTCGCTGCAGGCCCGGTTCGAGGCGCTGTGCGACCGCTTCCTGGCCTGGGCGCGGCAGGAGCTGGCGCATCGGCAGGCCCGGGACGAGGCGCTGGCCGCGCTGGCCTTTCCCCATCCCGGCGGCTTCCGCCGCGGCCAGCGCGAGCTGGCGGAGTCGGTCTTCCGGGCGGCGCGCGGCGGGCGCACCCTGCTGGCCCAGGCGCCCACCGGCATCGGCAAGACCGTGGGCACGCTGTTCCCGCTGCTCAAGGCCATGCCGCACCAGTCGCTGGACCGGGTCGCCGTGCTGACCGCGCGCACGCCCGGCCGGGCCCTCGCCCTGCAGGCGGTCGCCACGCTGCACGCCACCCGACCCGGGCTGCCGCTGCGCACGCTGGAACTGGTCGGCCGCGACACCGGCTGCGAACGGCCCGACGCCGCCTGCCATGGCGAGTCCTGCCCGCTGGCGCGCGGCTTCTACGACCGGCTGCCGGCGGCGCGCCAGGCCGCCGTCGCGCTGCCGATGTGGGACCGCCCCAGCCTGCGGGCGCTGGCGCTGGCGCACGAGGTCTGCCCGTACCACCTGAGCCACGAACTGGCGCGCTGGGCCGATGTGGTGGTCGGCGACTACCACCACTGGTTCGACGGCCACGCCCTGCTGCACGCCCTGGCGCAGCAGCAGGGCTGGCGCATCGGCCTGCTGGTGGACGAGGCGCACAACCTGGTCGAGCGCGCGCGCGGCATGTACTCGGCCATGCTCGACCCCGCCACGCTGGGTGCGGCACGCCGTCAGGCCACCGGGCCGGTCAGGCGATCGCTGTCCCGGCTGGCGGCGACGCTCAAGGCCGTGCAGCGCGCGGCCGATGCGGCGCCGGGCGGCGGCTGGGCCGAGGCCGATGGCAGCGGCGGTTGCTACCGCCTGCTGCCGCCGCCGGACGGCGCGCTGCTGCAGGCGCTGCAGGCGGCGGCCGGCGCCGTGAGCGAGCACCTGGCCACCCCGCCGGCCGAGCGCAGCGGCACGGCCGAGGCGCGGCCGGGGCCGGGCGAACCGGCGGTCACCGAGGCCGACCTGCAGGCGCTGCTGTTCGACCTGCTGGCGTTCGCCCGCCGGCTGGAGGACTTCGGCGACCACGCGCTGTTCGACGAGACGGCGCAGCGCCAGGGCAGCCGGCTGACCGTGCGCAACGTGGTGCCGGCGCCCTTCGTCGCGCCCCGCCTGGCGGCGGCCCACAGCGCGACGCTGTTCTCGGCCACGCTGGCACCGACGGACTACCACCGCCGGCTGCTCGGGCTGCCGGCCGACACGGTGGAGGTGGACATCGCCTCGCCCTTCGACGCCGCACAGCTGGCGGTGCACGTGGCGCCGCTGTCCACCCGGTGGCAGCACCGGTCGGCGTCGATCGGGCCCATCGTCTCGCGCATCGCGGCGCAGTACGACCGCCAGCCCGGCCACTACCTGGCCTTCTTCAGCAGCTTCGACTACCTGCAACGGGTGGCCGACGCGCTGGCCGAGGCGCGGCCGGACGTGCCGCAGTGGTGCCAGTCGCGCGGCATGCCGGAGGACGCGCGCGAGCGCTTCCTGGCGCGCTTCGTGCCCGGTGGCCGGGGCATCGGCTTCGCGGTGCTGGGCGGCGCCTTCGGCGAGGGCATCGACCTGCCGGGCGACCGGCTGGTCGGCGCCTTCGTCGCCACGCTCGGCCTGCCCCAGGTCAACCCGGTCAACGAGCAGATCCGGCTGCGGCTGCAGGCCTGGTGCGGCGACGGCTTCCGCTACGCCTACCTCTACCCGGGCGTGCAGAAGGTGGTGCAGGCCGCCGGCCGGGTGATCCGCACGCCGCAGGACCGCGGCGTGGTGCACCTGCTGGACGAGCGCTTCGCCCGCGGCGAGGTGCGCGCGCTGCTGCCTCGGTGGTGGCCGGCGCCCGCCGTGGCGGACGGTGCCTTGCGCTCGCCGTGA
- a CDS encoding amidohydrolase family protein, whose translation MDSASDPLVAPLFTCGLPIPDAVTGARPGARGTRRRTVDMHCHALCPAVEALVAGHPRRRDEQEAMDAAQGAASVAHNRTMLAEAGRRLTRLDQRLADMDAMGVDVQVLSPAPNQYHYWAEDDLAERLVRLQNEHIAALCAQRPDRLAGLGTLALQNPRLALVQLDEAVGRLGLRGVEVSTQVGGRPLSDPTFEPLWARAAELGCVVLIHPLGTQMGTRLASNYLWNAVGQPLETAIALSQLALDGVLARHPGLKLCACHGGGYLGAYWGRTDHAWRVRPEARRTPEPPSHYLRRVVHDCLVYEPRQLAALIEHVGVRQVVVGTDYPFDMGHYDVHGLIDAVPGLSDDDRLALHAGNAERLLSLAGRPFRMETQ comes from the coding sequence TTGGACTCCGCGTCCGACCCGTTGGTGGCACCGCTGTTCACCTGCGGCCTGCCGATCCCCGACGCGGTGACGGGCGCCAGGCCCGGTGCCCGTGGCACGCGCCGGCGCACCGTCGACATGCACTGCCACGCGCTGTGCCCGGCGGTGGAGGCGCTGGTGGCTGGCCATCCGCGCAGGCGCGACGAGCAGGAGGCGATGGACGCCGCGCAGGGTGCGGCGTCGGTGGCCCACAACCGCACGATGCTGGCCGAAGCCGGCCGCCGGCTCACCCGGCTGGATCAGCGCTTGGCCGACATGGACGCCATGGGCGTGGACGTGCAGGTGCTCAGCCCAGCGCCCAACCAGTACCACTACTGGGCCGAGGACGACCTGGCCGAGCGGCTGGTGAGGCTGCAGAACGAGCACATCGCCGCGCTGTGCGCGCAGCGGCCCGACCGCCTGGCCGGGCTGGGCACGCTGGCGCTGCAGAACCCGCGGCTGGCGCTGGTGCAACTCGACGAGGCGGTGGGCCGCCTCGGCCTGCGCGGCGTGGAGGTGTCCACCCAGGTCGGCGGCCGGCCGCTGTCCGATCCCACCTTCGAGCCGCTGTGGGCGCGCGCCGCCGAGTTGGGCTGCGTGGTGCTCATCCACCCGCTGGGCACGCAGATGGGCACGCGCCTGGCGTCGAACTACCTCTGGAACGCCGTCGGCCAGCCGCTGGAAACCGCCATCGCGCTGTCCCAGCTGGCGCTGGACGGCGTGCTCGCGCGCCACCCCGGGCTGAAGCTGTGCGCCTGCCATGGCGGGGGCTACCTGGGCGCGTACTGGGGCCGCACCGACCACGCCTGGCGCGTGCGCCCCGAGGCCCGCCGCACCCCCGAGCCGCCCAGCCACTACCTGCGCCGGGTGGTGCACGACTGCCTGGTCTATGAGCCCCGGCAACTGGCCGCCCTGATCGAGCACGTCGGCGTGCGGCAGGTGGTGGTGGGCACCGACTACCCCTTCGACATGGGCCACTACGACGTTCACGGCCTCATCGACGCCGTGCCCGGGCTGAGCGACGACGATCGGCTGGCCCTGCACGCCGGCAACGCCGAACGCCTGCTCAGCCTGGCCGGCCGGCCCTTCCGCATGGAGACGCAGTGA
- a CDS encoding DUF3237 domain-containing protein yields MSSSPFNEPRPEPRLEFAFAAHTTLTPPHIVRSHQIGRERAGVFVTHGRFEGPRVRGEVVGASGGDYAALRPDGVLDFDARYMLRTDDGVLIYLESRGYRWSAPEVAERLKRGEPVDPSQVYMRVSTRFEVEAGPYDWLARNVFIGIGERLQQGNLTRYYQLL; encoded by the coding sequence ATGTCGTCCTCACCGTTCAACGAACCCCGTCCCGAGCCGCGGCTTGAGTTCGCCTTCGCGGCACATACCACGCTGACGCCGCCGCACATCGTGCGCAGCCACCAGATCGGTCGCGAGCGCGCGGGCGTCTTCGTCACCCACGGCCGCTTCGAGGGTCCGCGCGTGCGAGGCGAGGTGGTGGGCGCCAGCGGCGGGGACTACGCCGCGCTGCGTCCCGACGGCGTGCTGGACTTCGACGCCCGCTACATGCTGCGCACCGATGACGGTGTGCTCATCTACCTGGAAAGCCGCGGCTACCGGTGGAGCGCGCCGGAAGTGGCCGAGCGCCTGAAGCGCGGCGAGCCGGTGGACCCGTCGCAGGTCTACATGCGCGTGTCCACGCGCTTCGAGGTCGAGGCCGGACCCTACGACTGGCTCGCGCGCAATGTCTTCATCGGCATCGGCGAGCGCCTGCAGCAGGGCAACCTCACCCGCTACTACCAGCTGCTGTGA
- a CDS encoding MFS transporter, with protein MIAAPQPLTPPLAVPASAARANYVLLLVTLTYAVNFIDRNILNVLLQPIKQEFELSDTMLGFMSGIGFTTLYVLASLPLARLADRAGRVPVISGCLAVWSAMTAVCGLAGSALQLVLARCVVGVAESGSGGPGQALLADVFPKEKRARAMSLLSTATFLGVTLAFVLGSAINKAHGWRMAFIMVGLPGLLLALLFALTVRETPRPAARAEVVPLHEALAFLRARRSIVLGTLAFCCASFASGAIMAWVAPLLQRVHGLSNLQAGLTVGPILGGAGIAGGLLAAALMTRLSRRDMRWTLWANAISLLVAAPAMVLFCFAPTPGLALAALALTTLCSGFQIGPFVAALQSATRPRLRALTGALNMATTTMLGFGLGPLVVGLLSDALTPALQDQALRVALLAGPVVLLAGAWLAQRAARHLPADIETASR; from the coding sequence ATGATCGCCGCCCCCCAACCCCTCACCCCGCCGCTGGCCGTGCCGGCCAGCGCGGCACGTGCCAACTACGTGCTGCTGCTGGTCACGCTGACCTATGCGGTCAACTTCATCGACCGCAACATCCTCAACGTCCTGCTGCAGCCGATCAAGCAGGAGTTCGAGCTGTCGGACACGATGCTGGGATTCATGTCCGGCATCGGCTTCACCACGCTGTACGTGCTGGCCAGCCTGCCGCTGGCGCGGCTGGCCGATCGTGCGGGACGGGTGCCGGTGATCAGCGGCTGCTTGGCGGTGTGGAGCGCCATGACCGCCGTCTGCGGCCTGGCCGGCAGCGCCCTGCAACTGGTGCTGGCGCGCTGCGTCGTGGGCGTGGCCGAGTCGGGCAGCGGCGGCCCCGGCCAGGCGCTGCTGGCCGACGTGTTTCCCAAGGAGAAGCGGGCCCGCGCGATGTCACTGCTGTCCACCGCCACCTTCCTCGGGGTCACGCTTGCCTTCGTGCTGGGCAGCGCCATCAACAAGGCCCACGGCTGGCGCATGGCCTTCATCATGGTGGGCCTGCCCGGGCTGTTGCTGGCGCTGCTGTTCGCGCTGACCGTGCGCGAGACCCCACGCCCCGCCGCCCGCGCCGAGGTGGTGCCGCTGCACGAGGCGTTGGCCTTCCTGCGCGCCCGGCGCAGCATCGTGCTGGGCACGCTGGCGTTCTGCTGCGCCTCGTTCGCCAGTGGGGCCATCATGGCCTGGGTGGCGCCGCTGCTGCAGCGGGTGCACGGCCTGTCCAACCTGCAGGCCGGGTTGACGGTGGGGCCCATCCTCGGCGGCGCGGGCATCGCCGGCGGCCTGCTGGCCGCAGCGCTGATGACCCGTCTGTCGCGGCGCGACATGCGTTGGACGCTGTGGGCCAACGCCATCTCGCTGCTGGTCGCGGCGCCTGCCATGGTGCTGTTCTGCTTCGCCCCGACACCTGGCCTGGCGCTGGCCGCGCTGGCCCTGACCACGCTGTGCTCGGGCTTCCAGATCGGCCCCTTCGTCGCGGCCCTGCAGTCGGCCACCCGGCCGCGGTTGCGCGCGCTGACCGGTGCGCTCAACATGGCCACCACCACGATGCTGGGGTTCGGTCTGGGGCCGCTGGTGGTCGGCCTGCTCAGCGATGCGCTGACGCCCGCGTTGCAGGATCAGGCATTGCGCGTCGCGCTGCTGGCAGGCCCGGTGGTGCTGCTGGCCGGCGCCTGGCTGGCGCAGCGCGCCGCGCGCCACCTGCCGGCCGACATCGAGACGGCGTCGCGCTGA
- a CDS encoding acetyl-CoA C-acyltransferase family protein, whose translation MQQREIVVTSGVRTAIGSFGGSLKDLTPSQLGAQVLREALRRSSVAGADVGHVVFGHVINTEPRDMYLGRVAALEGGCPAETPALTVNRLCGSGLQAVVSAAQGLLLGEYDIAVAGGAESMSRGPMNLPAARWGTRMGNATLVDMMIGALHDPFHAIHMGVTAENVAREHGISRAEQDALAAESHRRAAAAIAEGRFASQVLPVELKTRKGTVRFATDEHVRADTTAEQLAGLKPAFQKEDGTVTAGNASGINDGAAALVLMERREAERRGLQPLARLVSYAHAGVDPKTMGIGPVPASRKALDKAGLKARDLDVIESNEAFAAQACAVARALDLDPAKVNPNGSGISLGHPVGATGAIITVKALYELQRVQGRHALVTMCIGGGQGIAAVFERL comes from the coding sequence ATGCAGCAGCGAGAGATCGTCGTCACCAGCGGTGTGCGCACCGCCATCGGGTCCTTCGGCGGCAGCCTGAAGGACCTCACCCCCAGCCAGCTCGGCGCGCAGGTGCTGCGCGAGGCGCTGCGCCGCTCGTCGGTGGCCGGTGCCGACGTCGGCCACGTGGTCTTCGGCCACGTCATCAACACCGAGCCGCGGGACATGTACCTGGGACGCGTCGCGGCGTTGGAGGGCGGCTGCCCGGCCGAGACGCCGGCGCTGACGGTGAACCGGCTGTGCGGGTCGGGCCTGCAGGCGGTCGTCAGCGCCGCGCAGGGCCTGCTGCTGGGCGAGTACGACATCGCGGTGGCCGGCGGCGCGGAGAGCATGAGCCGCGGGCCGATGAACCTGCCGGCGGCGCGCTGGGGCACCCGAATGGGCAACGCCACCCTGGTGGACATGATGATCGGCGCGCTGCACGACCCCTTCCACGCCATCCACATGGGCGTGACGGCGGAGAACGTCGCCCGCGAGCACGGCATCTCGCGCGCCGAGCAGGACGCGCTGGCCGCCGAGAGCCACCGCCGCGCGGCCGCGGCGATCGCCGAGGGCCGCTTCGCGTCGCAGGTGCTGCCCGTCGAGCTGAAGACCCGCAAGGGCACGGTGCGTTTCGCCACCGACGAGCATGTGCGCGCGGACACCACGGCCGAGCAGCTCGCCGGCCTGAAGCCGGCGTTCCAGAAGGAGGACGGCACCGTCACCGCGGGCAATGCCTCCGGCATCAACGACGGCGCCGCCGCGCTGGTGCTGATGGAGCGGCGCGAGGCCGAACGCCGCGGCCTGCAGCCGCTGGCCCGGCTGGTGAGCTACGCGCATGCCGGCGTGGACCCGAAGACCATGGGCATCGGCCCGGTGCCGGCCTCGCGCAAGGCACTGGACAAGGCCGGCCTGAAGGCGCGCGACCTCGACGTCATCGAGTCCAACGAGGCCTTCGCCGCCCAGGCCTGCGCGGTGGCGCGGGCGCTGGACCTCGACCCGGCGAAGGTGAACCCGAACGGCTCGGGCATCTCGCTCGGGCACCCGGTGGGCGCCACCGGCGCCATCATCACCGTCAAGGCGCTGTACGAGCTGCAGCGGGTGCAGGGCCGGCATGCGCTGGTCACGATGTGCATCGGCGGTGGACAGGGCATCGCCGCGGTGTTCGAGCGGCTCTGA
- a CDS encoding TonB-dependent receptor, whose product MNARSPRRLRLSATAAAAGLLVLHQAHAQPEPAAAGSAGSGGRATLQTVEVTAQKTVENPLRIPGSVSAIGGDDLQASGINNAVKLREAVTGVAVVEQGPAASIQIRGVGSNPGGGNIDPSVALSFDGVYQSRGGSAFGSFFDLERVEVLKGPQGTLYGRNATVGAVNVISRRPTSRLEGEVTVEVGNYDLRRGMAAVNVPLNDMLRMRLAAQKVKRDGYLSDGYNDADDEAARFKLLLEPNKGFSALLTLDHYHRGGNGGGNIFTGTIANFNANGTPRVNPAVPWTNADTQVHTPARDSGNPWTLTPVVPTPCTTPGCYNAPATTGLNSANHAGTGHAEPPNGGLKIANDGAALEVNADLGGATLTVLPAWRRSYVANQSGTSGNLLIPAYSIIDQEQRSVEVRLASAAARRLRWLVGGFWIDENAPTTQIARSPNSATLTTGTSTYTSMSRVHAVSKSLFGQTTWAATESLRLTTGLRYTRDDKDQNGNIYCRSAIATDGSGANCAGLWAPYANANIPVATTFGDSAVNYKVGLDYDLDKSTMVYAAVSTGYKSGGLNFMPDNGLADSRARFKPEKLTALSMGGKGRALDGRLQYSAELFHWLYRDQQVAIVDQFDRSGTGAASPVANLLFINNPGPSKITGIDLDAAFAVTNNDRINASLALLRARNGSFKINATQFVIPTGPSSSLYVPLEAATDVSGRTLPFSPTLQLNLGYTRYFDLSDGAIVTFTIDGHYETASYVNYHLYDPQRQPAYFRGDLGLGYTSQSGRFSLNGWVRNVTNVAVITRGAVGGGAGGSAPAHYANIADPRTYGVTATFRF is encoded by the coding sequence ATGAACGCCCGATCCCCGCGCCGGCTGCGCCTGAGCGCCACGGCCGCTGCCGCCGGCCTGCTGGTCCTGCACCAGGCCCATGCCCAGCCCGAGCCGGCGGCGGCCGGCTCCGCCGGCAGCGGCGGCCGCGCCACCCTGCAGACGGTGGAAGTCACCGCGCAGAAGACCGTGGAGAACCCGCTGCGCATTCCCGGCTCGGTGTCGGCCATCGGCGGCGACGACCTGCAGGCCAGCGGCATCAACAACGCCGTCAAGCTGCGCGAGGCGGTGACCGGCGTGGCCGTGGTCGAGCAGGGCCCGGCGGCGTCGATCCAGATCCGCGGCGTGGGCTCCAACCCGGGCGGCGGCAACATCGACCCCAGCGTCGCGCTCAGCTTCGACGGGGTCTACCAGTCGCGCGGCGGCAGCGCTTTCGGTTCCTTCTTCGACCTCGAGCGGGTGGAGGTGCTCAAGGGGCCGCAGGGCACGCTGTACGGCCGCAACGCCACCGTCGGCGCGGTCAACGTCATCAGCCGTCGTCCGACCAGCCGTCTCGAGGGCGAGGTCACGGTGGAGGTGGGCAACTATGACCTGCGGCGTGGCATGGCGGCGGTCAACGTGCCGCTGAACGACATGCTGCGCATGCGGTTGGCGGCGCAGAAGGTCAAGCGCGACGGCTACCTCAGCGACGGCTACAACGACGCCGATGACGAGGCCGCCCGCTTCAAGCTGCTGCTGGAGCCGAACAAGGGCTTCTCGGCGCTGCTGACGCTGGACCACTACCACCGCGGTGGCAACGGCGGCGGCAACATCTTCACCGGCACCATCGCCAACTTCAACGCCAACGGCACGCCGCGGGTGAACCCGGCGGTGCCCTGGACCAATGCCGACACCCAGGTGCACACACCGGCGCGCGACAGCGGCAACCCCTGGACGCTGACGCCGGTGGTGCCCACGCCCTGCACCACGCCCGGCTGCTACAACGCCCCCGCCACCACCGGCCTCAACAGCGCCAACCATGCCGGCACCGGCCATGCCGAGCCACCCAACGGCGGGCTGAAGATCGCCAACGACGGCGCCGCGCTGGAGGTCAACGCCGACCTCGGCGGCGCCACGCTGACGGTGCTGCCGGCCTGGCGCCGCAGCTACGTCGCCAACCAGAGCGGTACCAGCGGCAACCTGCTGATCCCGGCCTACAGCATCATCGACCAGGAGCAGCGCTCTGTGGAGGTGCGGCTGGCCTCGGCGGCGGCCCGCCGGCTGCGCTGGCTGGTCGGCGGTTTCTGGATCGACGAGAACGCACCGACCACGCAGATCGCCCGCTCGCCCAACAGCGCCACGCTGACCACCGGCACCTCGACCTACACCAGCATGTCGCGGGTGCACGCGGTGTCGAAGTCGCTGTTCGGCCAGACCACCTGGGCGGCCACCGAATCGCTGCGCCTGACCACCGGGCTGCGCTACACCCGTGACGACAAGGACCAGAACGGCAACATCTACTGCCGCAGCGCCATCGCCACCGATGGCAGCGGCGCCAACTGCGCCGGCCTGTGGGCGCCCTACGCCAACGCCAACATCCCGGTCGCCACCACGTTCGGCGACAGCGCGGTGAACTACAAGGTCGGCCTGGACTACGACCTGGACAAGTCCACCATGGTCTACGCCGCGGTGTCCACCGGCTACAAGTCGGGCGGCCTGAACTTCATGCCCGACAACGGCCTCGCCGACAGCCGGGCCCGCTTCAAGCCCGAGAAGTTGACCGCGCTGTCGATGGGCGGCAAGGGCCGCGCGCTGGACGGCCGGCTGCAGTACAGCGCCGAGCTGTTCCACTGGCTGTACCGCGACCAGCAGGTGGCCATCGTCGACCAGTTCGACCGCAGCGGCACCGGCGCAGCCTCGCCCGTCGCCAACCTGCTGTTCATCAACAACCCCGGCCCGTCCAAGATCACCGGCATCGACCTCGACGCCGCCTTCGCCGTCACCAACAACGACCGCATCAACGCCTCGCTGGCGCTGCTACGGGCGCGCAACGGCAGCTTCAAGATCAACGCCACCCAGTTTGTCATCCCCACCGGACCCTCCAGCAGCCTGTACGTGCCGCTGGAGGCCGCCACCGACGTGTCGGGCCGGACGCTGCCGTTCTCGCCCACGCTGCAGCTCAATCTGGGCTACACCCGCTACTTCGACCTGAGCGACGGCGCCATCGTCACCTTCACCATCGACGGCCACTACGAGACCGCGTCCTACGTCAACTACCACCTGTACGACCCGCAGCGCCAGCCGGCGTACTTCCGCGGCGACCTGGGGCTGGGCTACACCTCGCAGAGCGGCAGGTTCTCGCTCAACGGCTGGGTACGCAACGTCACCAACGTGGCGGTGATCACCCGCGGCGCGGTGGGCGGCGGGGCCGGCGGCTCGGCGCCGGCGCACTACGCCAACATTGCCGACCCGCGCACGTACGGCGTCACGGCGACCTTCCGCTTCTGA